A region from the Nitrospinaceae bacterium genome encodes:
- a CDS encoding ABC transporter substrate-binding protein has protein sequence MKYTGKGFRIFGTVLILLSLLILPVQGGGAEAADKPLFKVGYMPIFPSAPEFIKAAKGWYGKEMNVRVKEFRFSSGPPIVQAFAAGQLDIAYFGMGPSIVSVAKGIKAKVLTSIVTEQVAVIGRNQFAKDYKANPGKSAFHKFAKENGRNMKIATFPPGSTPHVMLLMWLDQLGLNPKREVDVVPMGSAQVRQAVLAQRVDATMILEPIITIIRRSGIPYSPVIEGKKILPGQPGSVLFVRQELINKYPRRIEKLVELNLRAIRMLKENHGEAAKILSKKIGSKVISAKMAKDVLASPFMNWTANPHKIVNGTIAYNKFQVKMGRFKKPLAMNKLFDFTFYDKVVAKHPDLKKY, from the coding sequence ATGAAATACACCGGAAAAGGTTTCCGTATTTTTGGAACCGTACTGATTTTGTTGAGCTTATTGATTTTGCCAGTCCAGGGTGGTGGGGCTGAAGCTGCCGATAAGCCTTTATTTAAGGTTGGATATATGCCGATCTTCCCCTCGGCCCCTGAATTCATTAAGGCGGCCAAAGGTTGGTATGGCAAAGAGATGAATGTTCGGGTCAAGGAATTTCGTTTCAGTTCGGGTCCGCCCATCGTCCAGGCTTTTGCCGCTGGGCAGCTTGATATTGCCTACTTTGGCATGGGCCCCTCGATTGTTTCAGTTGCCAAGGGCATCAAGGCCAAGGTCTTGACCTCCATCGTCACCGAGCAGGTGGCGGTCATCGGGCGCAACCAATTTGCCAAGGACTACAAGGCCAACCCGGGGAAATCGGCTTTTCATAAATTTGCGAAAGAAAACGGACGGAACATGAAGATAGCCACCTTCCCTCCCGGCTCAACGCCCCACGTTATGTTGCTCATGTGGCTCGATCAGCTTGGTCTAAACCCAAAGCGGGAGGTGGATGTTGTTCCCATGGGCTCGGCTCAGGTGCGGCAAGCTGTCCTCGCGCAGCGCGTGGACGCCACTATGATCCTTGAGCCCATCATCACCATCATTCGGCGGTCGGGTATCCCTTACAGCCCTGTCATCGAAGGCAAGAAAATCCTCCCCGGACAGCCTGGCTCGGTTTTGTTTGTTAGACAAGAGTTGATTAACAAGTACCCAAGGCGGATTGAAAAACTCGTCGAGCTTAATCTGCGGGCCATTCGTATGCTAAAAGAAAACCACGGAGAGGCGGCAAAAATTCTCTCCAAGAAAATCGGCTCCAAAGTCATATCGGCGAAAATGGCCAAGGACGTCCTCGCCTCGCCCTTCATGAACTGGACGGCTAATCCGCACAAGATCGTAAATGGCACGATTGCTTATAATAAGTTTCAGGTAAAAATGGGCCGCTTCAAAAAGCCACTTGCGATGAATAAGCTTTTTGACTTCACCTTCTACGACAAGGTGGTGGCGAAGCATCCTGATCTGAAAAAATATTAG
- a CDS encoding ABC transporter permease produces MKELSVSKSAGDSESGGVVRLLPGAWRGRAVRLLSLGGFLFLWQAVAWTGKFTPYQVPSPTLVASTFTGLLIDGDILYFLSHSLRHYSIGLAWGISVGIAVGLIMAWFRQAEQVLEPIITALRPIPPLAWIPFAIIWFGITTQAAAFLISLGAFYITLFATYGAVKAVDSRLVEVARTLGEKSDWAVLRRVILPASMPGILTGVRTSLGQGWMTVVAAEMFGIKGIGMQMLEASGLLAMDVVISYMIVIGIIYFFLDTAFKAIESHLLRWR; encoded by the coding sequence ATGAAGGAACTGTCTGTTTCCAAGAGTGCCGGGGATTCGGAGAGCGGGGGAGTGGTGCGCCTGCTGCCCGGTGCTTGGCGGGGGCGTGCTGTGCGCCTGCTCTCGTTAGGAGGGTTTCTCTTTCTATGGCAGGCGGTCGCCTGGACAGGGAAGTTCACCCCCTATCAGGTGCCCTCGCCAACCCTAGTAGCCTCGACCTTCACGGGCTTACTGATCGACGGAGATATTTTGTATTTTCTCTCCCATAGCCTGCGGCACTACTCAATTGGCTTGGCGTGGGGCATCAGCGTGGGCATTGCGGTAGGCCTGATTATGGCTTGGTTCCGCCAGGCCGAGCAGGTCCTTGAGCCCATCATTACAGCACTTCGGCCGATACCGCCGTTGGCCTGGATTCCCTTTGCGATAATCTGGTTCGGTATTACGACGCAGGCGGCGGCGTTTCTAATCTCCCTCGGCGCTTTCTATATCACCCTTTTCGCGACCTATGGCGCAGTGAAGGCGGTAGATTCGCGTTTGGTCGAGGTGGCCAGAACGCTGGGCGAGAAATCCGATTGGGCAGTTCTGCGGCGAGTAATCCTCCCCGCGTCCATGCCGGGCATTCTCACAGGGGTGCGCACCAGCCTGGGCCAGGGCTGGATGACGGTCGTCGCCGCAGAGATGTTCGGCATCAAGGGAATTGGTATGCAGATGCTCGAAGCGTCAGGCCTCCTCGCGATGGACGTAGTTATCAGCTACATGATTGTCATCGGTATCATTTATTTTTTCCTCGATACGGCGTTTAAAGCGATCGAGAGCCATCTTTTGCGTTGGCGGTAA
- a CDS encoding MFS transporter, with protein MNYLTFIIGNFRFLAFGFLLTFFSSFGQTYVISVFNPDIRAHFALSHGEFGMVFAAGTVGSALCLIWAGRMIDRVDLRKYTLAVLAGLIGACLFMAVVPTTFFLFFALFALRLTGQGLMTHTSATTMARYFEEARGKAVSLVSFGGPVGQGLVAISALAMSKSVGWRWTWVTFAALLAAVVVPLALWLLRGHKERHQSFVERTTAQTSPERVPVRSWSRMEVLKDVRFYLILPVMLAPSYISTGFFFHMAHLVESKGWSLTDFTQAYFLYTAVLGAVSLMTGALVDRVGSVRLLPYYLIPQGVSVLAIAWSNHPGAAVVYMIASGMTVGLRVTIGGAIWAEIYGVAHLGGIRALATSFMVLSTALAPVTMGWWIDMGVSMETIAMGCVVFVIFSSILAWFALRFGQGKKSVE; from the coding sequence TTGAACTATCTTACATTCATTATCGGTAATTTTCGGTTCCTTGCCTTTGGATTTCTCCTCACATTTTTTTCCAGTTTTGGTCAGACCTACGTTATCTCGGTTTTCAATCCGGATATTAGGGCTCACTTTGCTCTCTCCCACGGTGAATTCGGCATGGTCTTTGCCGCCGGTACCGTGGGTAGTGCTCTCTGTCTGATATGGGCCGGGCGCATGATCGACCGGGTCGATCTTCGCAAATATACCTTGGCGGTATTGGCGGGGCTCATTGGTGCATGCTTATTCATGGCGGTAGTGCCAACAACATTCTTTCTCTTTTTTGCCCTGTTTGCGCTTCGTCTCACGGGGCAAGGCCTCATGACCCACACGTCGGCCACCACCATGGCACGCTATTTCGAGGAGGCCCGGGGCAAAGCGGTGAGCCTAGTCTCTTTCGGTGGTCCGGTGGGCCAAGGGCTTGTGGCGATTTCTGCTTTGGCAATGTCAAAATCGGTAGGCTGGCGATGGACCTGGGTCACGTTTGCGGCGCTGCTTGCGGCGGTAGTCGTTCCACTCGCTCTCTGGTTGCTCCGGGGGCATAAAGAGCGGCACCAAAGCTTTGTCGAGCGGACCACCGCACAGACTTCTCCGGAGCGGGTGCCGGTACGCAGTTGGTCGCGCATGGAAGTTTTAAAAGATGTTCGCTTCTACCTGATTCTTCCAGTGATGCTTGCCCCTTCCTATATCTCGACGGGATTTTTCTTCCACATGGCCCACCTTGTTGAATCGAAGGGATGGAGTCTTACTGATTTTACGCAAGCCTATTTCCTGTATACGGCGGTCCTTGGTGCTGTGTCGCTGATGACGGGGGCGCTTGTCGATCGGGTCGGGTCGGTGCGGCTCCTGCCCTATTACTTGATCCCGCAAGGGGTTTCGGTGTTGGCCATAGCTTGGTCCAATCATCCGGGTGCTGCCGTTGTTTATATGATAGCTAGCGGTATGACGGTGGGTCTACGCGTCACCATCGGCGGAGCTATCTGGGCTGAGATCTATGGTGTCGCCCATTTAGGAGGTATCCGTGCCCTGGCGACCTCGTTCATGGTGTTATCAACGGCGCTCGCTCCCGTCACGATGGGTTGGTGGATCGATATGGGCGTATCGATGGAGACGATTGCGATGGGTTGTGTTGTATTCGTAATTTTCTCATCCATCCTGGCGTGGTTTGCTCTTCGATTCGGCCAAGGCAAAAAGTCTGTAGAGTGA
- a CDS encoding Tim44 domain-containing protein — MSRIFTVVFFLVLLVAPAHVPLPAFGPEGAHIARDLAEARFGRGGSFGFRGSRGMFRSRSRSFRPRRNFGAPRSRRLNRPIARRSFFGGGLGGFGGGFMGGLGGMLVGGMIGRMMFGGFGGMGSGGMGSGGGIGLLEILLIGGGIFLLFRWLRNRQEPAYSGHQGYGAGYDDDSYDVADDRPSGGVYRGPDIGRGGHGRGSGPVAASYAAHSPAEEGLPDIQADDPSFSRENFLIDVREKFMHFQTCWANRDLSPVRDILDSDIYKQCQGDLDALRSKGSANKIENIEIRRLDLAESWQEEDYDFITVTYEVSMLDYVVSDTTGDVLEGSRTEPVRFTEHWTWARPSGANPWMLTAISQA; from the coding sequence ATGTCCCGAATATTCACCGTAGTGTTTTTCCTCGTCCTGCTCGTCGCCCCTGCGCATGTTCCTCTACCGGCGTTCGGCCCGGAGGGCGCCCACATCGCGCGCGATCTCGCCGAGGCTCGCTTCGGCCGGGGGGGATCGTTTGGCTTCCGGGGCTCGCGGGGGATGTTCCGTTCCCGCTCCCGCTCGTTCCGTCCACGCAGGAACTTCGGCGCTCCACGCTCGCGGCGTCTCAACCGGCCCATCGCCCGGAGGTCGTTCTTCGGGGGCGGCCTTGGGGGTTTCGGGGGCGGTTTCATGGGCGGCCTCGGAGGAATGCTCGTAGGCGGAATGATCGGCCGGATGATGTTTGGTGGATTTGGCGGGATGGGTTCTGGCGGGATGGGCTCCGGCGGCGGTATCGGCCTACTCGAAATTCTCCTCATCGGCGGGGGGATCTTCCTCCTCTTTCGCTGGCTTCGAAATCGCCAGGAGCCTGCCTACAGCGGCCACCAGGGCTATGGGGCTGGTTACGACGATGATTCCTACGATGTTGCCGACGACCGCCCCTCGGGCGGGGTCTACCGTGGGCCTGATATCGGACGCGGCGGCCACGGCCGGGGCTCAGGCCCAGTTGCCGCGAGCTACGCCGCCCACTCCCCTGCGGAAGAGGGCCTCCCCGACATCCAGGCTGACGACCCTTCGTTCTCTCGCGAGAATTTCCTAATCGACGTCCGCGAAAAATTCATGCACTTCCAGACCTGCTGGGCCAACCGTGACCTATCCCCGGTCCGCGATATCCTCGACAGCGACATCTACAAACAGTGCCAGGGCGACCTTGACGCCCTTCGGAGTAAGGGCAGCGCGAACAAGATTGAAAACATCGAAATCCGTCGTCTTGACCTCGCCGAATCCTGGCAGGAAGAAGACTACGACTTCATCACCGTCACCTACGAAGTTAGCATGCTCGACTACGTAGTCTCCGACACCACCGGCGATGTTCTTGAGGGTAGCCGCACCGAGCCCGTTCGCTTCACCGAGCACTGGACCTGGGCTCGTCCCTCTGGCGCGAACCCCTGGATGCTAACCGCCATCAGCCAGGCGTGA
- a CDS encoding ABC transporter ATP-binding protein produces the protein MSTLNIENLSKKFVNTTGEEIVALEDISLEAKEGEFVCVLGPSGCGKSTLLRMVAGLDRPSSGRILLGGNEISGPGQDRGMVFQEHMLFPWRTAIDNVAYGLEISGFSSDERRERAMFHLKLVGIEKFADAYPKELSGGMKQRVGIARALANDPAVLLMDEPFASVDAQTRQTLQSELLSIWWGKRKTIFFVTHSVEEAVYLADRVFVLSAHPGRVVRELEIDLPRPRFRVSPEFNALRRELLESLDYIST, from the coding sequence ATGTCTACACTTAATATTGAGAACCTTTCGAAAAAATTCGTGAACACAACGGGCGAGGAGATAGTCGCCTTGGAAGATATCTCTCTTGAGGCGAAAGAGGGGGAGTTCGTTTGTGTCCTGGGGCCCTCGGGCTGCGGGAAGAGTACGTTGCTGAGGATGGTGGCGGGCCTTGATCGGCCATCCTCGGGAAGAATTCTCCTCGGGGGGAATGAGATTTCAGGCCCCGGCCAGGATCGGGGTATGGTTTTCCAGGAACACATGCTTTTCCCATGGCGGACGGCTATCGACAATGTCGCATATGGGCTCGAAATTAGCGGCTTCTCCTCAGATGAGCGACGCGAGAGGGCCATGTTCCATCTGAAATTAGTGGGGATCGAAAAATTCGCCGACGCTTATCCTAAAGAACTCTCCGGTGGCATGAAGCAGCGTGTTGGTATCGCCCGCGCCTTGGCAAACGATCCTGCTGTTCTCTTAATGGATGAACCCTTTGCCTCGGTGGATGCCCAAACGCGCCAGACGCTTCAGTCTGAGCTTTTGTCCATCTGGTGGGGAAAGCGCAAGACGATATTCTTCGTGACCCACAGTGTTGAAGAGGCGGTCTATCTGGCCGACCGGGTTTTTGTCCTGAGTGCGCATCCTGGTCGGGTAGTCAGAGAACTAGAGATTGATTTGCCTCGTCCGCGTTTTCGCGTTAGTCCTGAGTTTAACGCGCTCCGTCGTGAACTTCTCGAAAGCCTGGACTATATCTCTACCTAA
- a CDS encoding isochorismatase family protein yields the protein MAERIWDKYISARDREISEAAGYRKRGGLGKRPAILVVDMFYNFTGDVPKPILESVGEWRSSCGEEGWAAVYKTAELLKAARAKNLPIIYSNAQRRADGQDSGRWIAKNHRAMEKAKSSVLGTEICKEVAPEPKDFQVHKLKPSMFFGTPLVSILNDLDVDTVLVAGLVTSGCVRATVTDAFSYNFSVGVIEDCCGDRWEVSHAVTLFEMDAKYADVISLQETKEYLGAIEGFSLPDNIMEKTH from the coding sequence ATGGCAGAGCGGATTTGGGACAAATACATCTCGGCACGGGATCGCGAAATTTCTGAGGCTGCGGGATATAGAAAACGCGGAGGACTCGGCAAGCGGCCCGCCATCTTGGTGGTGGACATGTTCTACAACTTCACCGGGGATGTTCCAAAACCAATTCTGGAAAGCGTCGGAGAGTGGCGAAGCTCCTGCGGAGAAGAAGGTTGGGCCGCCGTCTATAAAACAGCAGAACTTCTCAAGGCCGCCCGCGCAAAGAATCTTCCCATCATTTACTCCAACGCCCAGCGCCGGGCCGACGGCCAGGACAGCGGCCGCTGGATAGCGAAAAATCATCGAGCAATGGAAAAAGCCAAATCGAGCGTTCTGGGGACCGAAATCTGCAAGGAAGTCGCTCCCGAACCGAAAGATTTCCAGGTCCACAAATTGAAGCCCAGTATGTTTTTTGGCACCCCGCTCGTAAGCATTCTCAACGATCTCGATGTGGATACCGTCCTCGTGGCCGGCTTGGTGACGAGCGGCTGCGTCCGCGCCACAGTCACGGACGCGTTTTCCTACAATTTCTCTGTCGGTGTGATCGAGGATTGTTGCGGCGACCGGTGGGAAGTTTCCCATGCGGTAACTCTCTTCGAAATGGACGCCAAGTACGCCGATGTCATCTCTCTTCAAGAAACAAAAGAGTACCTCGGTGCCATCGAGGGATTCTCACTGCCCGATAATATTATGGAGAAGACACACTAA
- a CDS encoding DMT family transporter — MDWIRYMGPGELMAISSAALAAMGHSFTRQGMRTSSPFMAALIANGMVCLGGLSFSLYRGTLQTLTLTPFLWFMAMGIAGPGIGRISRFIGITKIGLNRSITISSVTPLWATMVAIVVLGESPTPLVVWGTLSIVGGVGLLSMREDKSQSFGAWFQGALIFPLVSSVGYALAPIFAKLAFAHQQTPMAGLAVGFAVGNLLLLCGKPLLPRPVKTTLLHRDIYWLISGGALYFLAAALLTASWVLAPVSTTMPLSRTAPIWVLLFSRLFLGKLEKITGRTVIATFMVVLGGILITSFRP, encoded by the coding sequence ATGGATTGGATTCGCTATATGGGACCCGGGGAGTTGATGGCTATCAGCTCTGCGGCCCTTGCCGCCATGGGACATAGCTTTACCCGCCAGGGGATGCGTACGTCCTCTCCATTTATGGCCGCGCTCATTGCCAATGGAATGGTTTGCCTCGGAGGGCTTTCATTTTCACTATACAGAGGAACGCTTCAGACTCTGACGCTCACACCCTTCCTTTGGTTCATGGCCATGGGAATCGCCGGTCCGGGTATTGGCCGAATCTCCCGCTTCATCGGTATCACGAAGATAGGCCTGAACCGTTCCATCACAATCTCCTCGGTCACCCCCCTCTGGGCAACCATGGTCGCCATCGTGGTTCTCGGTGAATCGCCCACACCCCTAGTGGTTTGGGGGACGCTATCCATTGTAGGTGGAGTGGGACTTCTCAGTATGCGAGAGGACAAATCCCAGAGCTTCGGAGCCTGGTTCCAGGGGGCTCTGATCTTTCCTCTCGTCTCGTCGGTGGGCTACGCCTTGGCGCCAATCTTCGCCAAGCTTGCCTTTGCTCACCAGCAAACACCGATGGCCGGCCTAGCCGTGGGTTTCGCCGTAGGAAACCTCCTTCTCCTTTGCGGGAAGCCGCTATTGCCTCGTCCGGTAAAGACGACACTATTACATCGGGATATTTACTGGCTGATTAGTGGCGGGGCGCTCTATTTCCTCGCCGCCGCCCTCCTAACCGCCTCCTGGGTTCTCGCTCCAGTCTCCACCACAATGCCCCTTAGCCGCACCGCTCCAATCTGGGTCCTCCTCTTTAGCCGTTTATTCCTGGGAAAACTTGAGAAAATTACAGGGCGCACTGTTATAGCTACTTTCATGGTTGTCCTGGGCGGGATACTGATCACCTCTTTTCGGCCCTGA
- a CDS encoding CocE/NonD family hydrolase, translating into MRIDWDVPLEMDDGVVLRCDVFRPDDDEKYPVVMSYGPYAKWLHLKDGYPAQWEIMTEKFPECTQGTSNLYQNWELIDPEKWVPDGFACVRVDSRGAGRSPGYMEVWSPRERKDFYDVIEWAGVQDWSNGKVGLNGISYYGMNQWAVGALQPPHLAAMCVWEGACDLYRDLSHHGGILCQFADLWYTDTVTLRQNGRGGKDWRSRINGEWSSGPDTLTDEELRANRTNYGQDLFDHPLVDDYWKERIPDLSKVNVPLLSAGNWGGVGLHPRGNFEGYLGAASTEKWLEVHGLDHFTHFYTDYGVALQKRFLGHFLKGEDTGWSEQPKVSLHVREPGEKFTIRGENEWPLARTEWTKYYLHSGSYSLKTNAQSNARGRTYDALGKGLTYLSEPVAEDTEITGPIAAKLFISSETEDADIFLALRVFDEEMREVTFQGSNDPHTPIGLGWLRASHRKLDKERSLPYRPYHTHDEVQPLTPGEIYELDVEIWPTCIVLPAGYRFAINIRGRDYVYSGFEHPEMPYGGRVYSGVGPFRHNHKEDRPVEVFGKKVTFHTGPDWPSYVMLPIIPAK; encoded by the coding sequence ATGCGGATTGACTGGGATGTTCCGCTTGAGATGGATGATGGCGTTGTCCTGCGCTGTGATGTGTTTCGTCCCGATGATGACGAGAAATATCCTGTCGTTATGTCCTACGGCCCTTATGCCAAATGGCTGCATTTAAAAGATGGCTATCCGGCTCAATGGGAAATAATGACCGAGAAATTCCCTGAGTGCACACAGGGAACCTCGAACCTCTATCAGAATTGGGAACTCATTGATCCAGAAAAATGGGTGCCCGATGGCTTCGCTTGTGTCCGGGTGGATTCTCGGGGCGCGGGCCGCTCGCCGGGTTATATGGAGGTGTGGTCCCCCCGCGAGCGAAAAGATTTTTACGACGTTATCGAGTGGGCCGGTGTCCAGGATTGGAGCAATGGCAAAGTTGGTCTTAATGGTATTTCCTACTACGGCATGAACCAGTGGGCTGTCGGGGCGCTTCAGCCGCCCCATCTGGCTGCCATGTGCGTTTGGGAGGGGGCGTGCGATCTATACCGCGACCTCAGCCACCACGGCGGCATCCTCTGCCAGTTTGCGGATCTTTGGTACACAGACACGGTTACGCTCCGGCAGAATGGTCGGGGCGGCAAGGACTGGCGCAGCCGCATCAACGGTGAATGGAGCTCGGGCCCCGACACCCTCACGGACGAGGAGCTTCGGGCCAATCGGACGAACTATGGCCAGGATCTGTTTGATCATCCTCTCGTTGATGACTACTGGAAGGAGCGGATTCCTGATTTATCGAAGGTCAACGTGCCCCTTCTTTCGGCGGGTAACTGGGGTGGTGTGGGGTTGCACCCCCGTGGAAACTTCGAGGGGTATCTAGGGGCGGCGAGCACGGAGAAATGGCTTGAGGTGCATGGTCTCGATCACTTCACACATTTCTATACCGATTATGGCGTAGCCCTTCAGAAGCGCTTTTTAGGGCATTTCCTCAAAGGCGAGGACACCGGATGGAGCGAGCAGCCCAAGGTCTCCCTCCATGTGCGCGAACCGGGCGAGAAGTTCACCATACGCGGCGAGAATGAATGGCCTCTTGCTCGTACCGAATGGACAAAATACTACCTGCATTCGGGCAGCTATTCCCTCAAAACGAATGCCCAGTCGAATGCGCGGGGAAGGACCTACGACGCTCTTGGCAAAGGGCTTACTTATCTTTCAGAGCCTGTCGCCGAGGATACCGAAATTACCGGACCCATTGCGGCCAAGCTCTTCATCTCATCTGAGACCGAGGACGCGGATATTTTCCTGGCTCTGCGCGTGTTCGACGAGGAGATGCGTGAAGTTACTTTTCAAGGATCAAACGACCCCCACACCCCGATAGGGCTGGGCTGGCTCCGTGCCTCGCACAGAAAGCTCGACAAAGAGCGCTCGCTCCCCTACAGGCCTTATCACACCCACGATGAGGTGCAGCCACTCACCCCGGGTGAGATATATGAACTCGATGTGGAAATTTGGCCCACCTGCATTGTCCTTCCGGCGGGCTATCGTTTTGCAATAAACATTCGGGGAAGGGATTACGTATATTCCGGATTTGAGCATCCTGAGATGCCTTATGGCGGCAGAGTTTATTCTGGCGTTGGCCCGTTCCGTCATAACCATAAAGAGGATCGACCGGTAGAGGTCTTTGGCAAGAAGGTGACGTTCCACACGGGACCGGATTGGCCTTCATATGTCATGTTGCCGATTATTCCGGCCAAGTAG
- a CDS encoding cupin domain-containing protein, protein MAFSVRRVVTGHDENGKAVVKIDEVMDEPRSGRPGHEGHGVWGTDVYPANLNTDVDGKEIEPGPPGSAPSKIRISKYYPGVKTRMHRTHSLDYVVVLKGEMDMELDDGAIVHLNEGDVCVQHGTIHNWINNGTEPCVIAFILLAADPIDVNGKELEITG, encoded by the coding sequence ATGGCTTTTTCGGTAAGGCGGGTTGTAACCGGGCACGATGAGAACGGTAAGGCGGTAGTCAAGATTGACGAGGTCATGGATGAGCCTCGCTCAGGCAGGCCAGGGCATGAAGGCCATGGCGTGTGGGGCACCGATGTCTATCCGGCAAATCTGAACACAGATGTCGACGGCAAGGAGATTGAACCTGGCCCACCGGGCTCGGCGCCCTCGAAGATTAGGATCTCAAAATACTATCCCGGTGTTAAGACCCGGATGCACCGGACACATTCGCTCGACTACGTGGTGGTTTTGAAGGGTGAGATGGATATGGAACTTGATGATGGCGCCATCGTTCATCTAAACGAGGGTGATGTATGTGTGCAGCATGGCACTATCCATAACTGGATTAATAACGGGACCGAGCCCTGTGTTATCGCGTTCATCCTTCTTGCAGCCGATCCCATCGATGTTAACGGTAAAGAGCTTGAGATCACTGGCTGA
- a CDS encoding DUF350 domain-containing protein translates to MKYIYLTTTAALLAGTLAPILAHAAGDSAPQIGISTGLLLSVVYGLVGILLLMIGYKIFEWITPFSVNDALSKDQNRAVGIVVGAIFIGIAIIVAAALG, encoded by the coding sequence ATGAAATATATTTATCTCACAACCACAGCGGCGCTACTGGCGGGCACCCTCGCTCCGATCCTCGCCCATGCCGCCGGCGACTCCGCTCCCCAGATCGGTATAAGTACCGGCCTCCTCCTCTCCGTCGTCTACGGGCTGGTGGGTATCCTGCTCCTCATGATCGGCTACAAGATTTTCGAGTGGATCACTCCCTTTTCGGTGAACGACGCCCTCTCGAAGGATCAGAACCGCGCGGTGGGCATCGTCGTCGGTGCGATCTTCATCGGCATCGCGATCATCGTCGCCGCCGCCCTCGGGTAA
- a CDS encoding aminoglycoside phosphotransferase family protein has product MDDLIAAASQFNLRGSIAGVQEFGSGNINGTFLVTSETEDEAPFVLQRINTQVFHQPEILMANLRAVSGHVQSLIERNFPGGDRRWEIPHVIPARQGLDCWRAPDGAVWRALSFIATANSFDTINDEIHATEVGYAVGMFQRLLIDLPQEALVCTLEGFHDTPFYLQRFEQILSLASFESSSEMDFCSNFIAKRRGWASVLENAKAEGKLRARPIHGDPKVNNVMLDADTKKAVGMVDLDTVMPGLVHYDIGDCLRSSCNPFGEEAGDWESIRFDTDMCRAVLSGYFSVAGNFLDGNDHEYFFDATRLIAFELGVRFLTDHLEGDVYFKGSARGQNLKRALVQFKLTESIEAQESVIRTILGDLI; this is encoded by the coding sequence ATGGATGATCTGATTGCCGCCGCCAGCCAGTTCAATCTCCGGGGGAGTATTGCCGGGGTGCAGGAATTCGGAAGCGGGAACATTAATGGCACGTTCCTGGTTACGTCGGAAACCGAAGATGAGGCGCCCTTTGTTCTTCAGCGGATAAATACGCAGGTGTTTCACCAGCCTGAAATATTGATGGCAAACCTGCGAGCCGTTTCTGGGCACGTTCAGAGCCTTATCGAGCGCAACTTCCCCGGAGGGGATCGGCGCTGGGAGATTCCCCATGTTATCCCTGCCAGGCAAGGCCTGGATTGCTGGCGGGCTCCCGATGGGGCCGTTTGGCGGGCTTTAAGTTTTATCGCTACTGCGAATTCTTTTGACACGATCAACGATGAGATCCATGCGACGGAAGTCGGGTATGCCGTCGGGATGTTTCAACGGCTCCTGATCGATCTTCCACAGGAAGCTCTGGTCTGCACGTTGGAGGGGTTTCACGACACCCCGTTCTACCTCCAGAGGTTTGAACAGATCCTGTCGCTAGCCTCTTTCGAGTCATCTTCCGAGATGGATTTTTGCTCAAATTTTATAGCCAAGCGAAGGGGTTGGGCGAGCGTTCTTGAAAACGCCAAGGCCGAGGGTAAGTTGCGCGCCAGACCAATTCACGGGGACCCCAAGGTCAATAACGTTATGCTGGACGCCGACACCAAAAAGGCTGTTGGCATGGTGGACCTTGATACCGTCATGCCGGGCCTGGTGCATTACGATATTGGAGACTGCCTTCGCTCAAGCTGCAACCCGTTTGGGGAGGAGGCTGGCGATTGGGAATCAATACGCTTCGATACGGATATGTGCCGGGCGGTGCTGAGCGGCTATTTCTCGGTGGCCGGAAATTTTCTTGATGGAAATGATCATGAATATTTTTTTGATGCCACTCGACTTATCGCTTTTGAGTTGGGGGTTAGATTTTTAACCGACCATCTGGAGGGAGATGTTTACTTCAAAGGGAGTGCCCGGGGGCAAAATCTCAAGAGGGCGCTGGTACAGTTCAAACTAACCGAGAGTATCGAGGCGCAAGAGTCGGTTATCCGCACCATTCTCGGAGATTTGATTTAG